A region of the Methyloprofundus sedimenti genome:
CAATGAAAGAGGGTGAAGAAGATAAAAATCTGACAGAAAAAGAGAGTGATGTTATTGATGCTGAAGTGATTGATACCGAAGTGACAGAAAAAAAATCAGAGCAAGATAAAGTTTAAGCCATGTTTGATATAGGTTTTTGGGAACTTTGCATGATCGGTCTGGTCAGCTTGCTGGTTATTGGGCCTGAAAAATTGCCCAAAGTTGCACGTATTACAGGTTTCTGGTTAGGCAAAACCAGACATATGGTCGCTTCAGTAAAAGAAGAAATCAACGA
Encoded here:
- the tatB gene encoding Sec-independent protein translocase protein TatB, whose product is MFDIGFWELCMIGLVSLLVIGPEKLPKVARITGFWLGKTRHMVASVKEEINEELKQEELRQLLNEQQTKIDSMTKDLDLNGQAEQFLDATKEPVDKEKHGGK